One stretch of Armigeres subalbatus isolate Guangzhou_Male chromosome 2, GZ_Asu_2, whole genome shotgun sequence DNA includes these proteins:
- the LOC134209402 gene encoding uncharacterized protein LOC134209402 produces MAPKKEKKIAEDKLILKRVLASRDVVERFVREYDHERDVGEIAVRLETLNRTNKEFLHVQSELEKLDEEENFDHHMAVRNDFENRFCKLKGFLLTKRDRDHPLMHSTRMSTSAQLHNTTTFHHRLPKIDLPKFCGDESRWISFRDNFLSMIHGNDDIPTVNKLQYLLQSLEGDARKPFECVDIQADNYASTWDALMKRYDNKRFLRKELFRRIFELAPMKRESAHELNTLVDDFHRHVKLDSCTLRAWEQETRKQEEVKYDELIEFLTNQVRMLKSVSSDLQNRSQGSHIKVAGPVPKKSTTVRSVVNNATNEVKPNVSQCHACSQKHLLVQCPTFANLNIGQRRELITKRSLCWNCFRPNHQAKACKSKFSCRTCHAKHHTLLHDQVNLPVQSSRSTVLLETVVLSIVDKHGKEIAIRALLDSAAMSNFITKKLANALATSQPVVDVAVAGIGEST; encoded by the exons ATGGCACctaagaaggagaagaagatagCTGAGGACAAGCTTATTCTCAAACGGGTTTTGGCATCTCGAGATGTGGTGGAAAGGTTTGTCAGGGAATACGACCATGAGCGGGATGTTGGAGAAATCGCCGTGCGGCTGGAAACGCTGAACAGAACAAACAAGGAGTTTCTGCACGTGCAGTCCGAGTTGGAGAAGCTAGATGAAGAGGAGAATTTCGATCATCATATGGCGGTGCGGAATGATTTTGAGAACCGTTTTTGCAAGTTGAAAGGTTTCTTGCTGACGAAGCGAGATCGGGATCATCCTCTCATGCATTCGACAAGGATGTCAACATCGGCACAGCTGCATAATACTACTACCTTTCATCATCGCTTGCCGAAGATCGACTTGCCAAAGTTTTGTGGAGACGAATCGCGATGGATATCGTTCCGAGACAATTTTCTATCCATGATCCACGGAAACGATGACATCCCAACGGTGAATAAGTTGCAATATCTGTTGCAGTCCTTGGAAGGAGATGCCAGGAAGCCCTTTGAGTGTGTCGACATACAAGCGGACAACTACGCGTCAACCTGGGACGCCCTCATGAAGAGGTACGATAACAAGCGGTTTTTGCGGAAGGAGTTATTTAGACGGATATTCGAATTGGCACCGATGAAGCGGGAATCAGCACACGAGCTGAATACGTTAGTCGACGATTTCCATCGGCACGTCAAG CTCGACTCCTGTACGTTGCGTGCCTGGGAGCAAGAAACTCGAAAGCAGGAAGAAGTCAAGTATGACGAGCTGATTGAGTTCCTCACGAATCAAGTCCGTATGTTGAAGTCAGTCTCCAGCGATCTACAGAACCGTTCCCAAGGGTCCCACATCAAGGTGGCCGGCCCAGTTCCGAAGAAATCCACTACAGTCAGGTCCGTTGTCAACAATGCCACCAACGAAGTCAAGCCAAACGTTTCACAATGTCACGCTTGTTCGCAGAAGCACTTACTAGTTCAGTGTCCGACGTTTGCCAACCTAAACATCGGACAACGTCGTGAACTAATAACCAAGCGAAGTTTATGTTGGAATTGCTTCCGTCCAAACCATCAAGCCAAGGCTTGTAAATCGAAGTTTTCGTGTAGAACGTGTCACGCCAAACACCACACGTTACTGCACGACCAAG TAAATCTCCCCGTCCAATCAAGTAGAAGCACGGTCCTATTAGAAACGGTTGTACTATCCATCGTCGACAAGCACGGCA